From Saccharothrix espanaensis DSM 44229, the proteins below share one genomic window:
- a CDS encoding PucR family transcriptional regulator has product MYPTVAEALALPVIRRGRPRVIAGAAGMQRRVRWVHAAEVADIAHLLRGGELVLTTGIALPEDPAGLTRYVDDLAAVGASGLVVELVRRWADEVPGALVATAEKHGLPLVTLARETRFVSVTEAVVALIVDAQLAELRAAEQVHETFTALTVAGAEPAEVLREVARTSGLPVVLETLGHEVLAYDAAGQDPTALLTEWGARSQAVSLPERTAYHEGSGWLVTVVGARGADWGRLVIVSPDPPPHRHVVVAERAASALAVHRLVARDRESLERQTHRTLLTQLLGRPPQDLPARAAALGVPLDRRQLVGVAIRPGTASAPAQALATQEVLRDLAEATALATRRVTVPALVGVVDDTSVRALLSLPPAAGMDGVLRRLAREVHRTAAATQHALPVVIAVGTTVSSTADVRRSLGEAAHIAGAALRSPGNRLYHRLDDVRLRGLLHLLREDERVRAFADRELGALINRDVNQGSRLVELLRCYCENGGNKSAAAAAAHLSRTAYYQQLSRIEQVLGVSLEDPESVLSLYVALLVQEMGEP; this is encoded by the coding sequence ATGTACCCCACGGTTGCCGAAGCGCTCGCCCTGCCGGTCATCCGCCGGGGCCGGCCCAGGGTCATCGCGGGCGCGGCCGGGATGCAGCGCCGGGTGCGCTGGGTGCACGCCGCGGAGGTCGCCGACATCGCGCACCTGCTGCGCGGCGGCGAGCTGGTGCTGACCACCGGGATCGCGCTGCCCGAGGACCCGGCGGGGCTGACCCGGTACGTCGACGACCTGGCCGCCGTGGGCGCGTCCGGCCTGGTCGTGGAGCTGGTGCGGCGGTGGGCCGACGAGGTGCCGGGCGCGCTCGTGGCCACCGCCGAGAAGCACGGGCTGCCGCTGGTCACCCTCGCCCGCGAGACCCGGTTCGTGTCGGTCACCGAGGCGGTCGTGGCGCTGATCGTGGACGCCCAGCTCGCCGAGCTCCGGGCCGCCGAGCAGGTGCACGAGACGTTCACCGCGCTGACCGTGGCCGGGGCGGAACCGGCCGAGGTGCTGCGCGAGGTGGCCCGGACCTCCGGCCTGCCGGTCGTGCTGGAGACCCTCGGGCACGAGGTGCTGGCCTACGACGCCGCCGGTCAGGACCCCACGGCGCTGCTCACCGAGTGGGGCGCGCGGTCGCAGGCGGTGTCGCTGCCCGAGCGCACGGCCTACCACGAGGGATCGGGCTGGCTGGTCACCGTGGTCGGCGCGCGCGGGGCCGACTGGGGCCGGCTGGTGATCGTCTCGCCGGACCCGCCGCCGCACCGGCACGTCGTGGTCGCCGAGCGCGCGGCCTCCGCGCTGGCCGTGCACCGGCTGGTGGCGCGCGACCGCGAGTCGCTGGAGCGGCAGACCCACCGCACGCTGCTCACCCAGCTCCTCGGCCGGCCGCCGCAGGACCTGCCCGCCCGCGCGGCGGCGCTCGGCGTGCCGCTGGACCGCAGGCAACTGGTCGGCGTGGCGATCCGGCCGGGCACGGCGAGCGCGCCCGCGCAGGCCCTGGCCACCCAGGAGGTGCTGCGGGACCTGGCCGAGGCGACCGCGCTGGCCACCCGCCGGGTGACGGTGCCCGCGCTGGTCGGGGTCGTGGACGACACCAGCGTGCGGGCCCTGCTGTCGCTGCCGCCCGCCGCCGGGATGGACGGCGTGCTGCGCCGGCTGGCCCGCGAGGTGCACCGGACCGCCGCCGCGACCCAGCACGCGCTGCCGGTGGTGATCGCGGTCGGCACCACCGTCTCGTCAACGGCCGACGTGCGGCGCAGCCTGGGCGAGGCCGCCCACATCGCGGGCGCGGCGCTGCGGTCGCCGGGCAACCGGCTCTACCACCGGCTGGACGACGTCCGGTTGCGCGGGCTGCTGCACCTGTTGCGCGAGGACGAACGCGTGCGCGCTTTCGCGGACCGCGAACTCGGGGCGTTGATCAACCGCGACGTGAATCAGGGCAGCCGGTTGGTGGAACTGCTGCGCTGCTATTGCGAGAACGGCGGCAACAAATCAGCGGCGGCGGCGGCTGCGCACTTGTCCAGGACGGCGTACTACCAACAGCTCTCCCGGATCGAACAGGTCCTCGGGGTGTCGCTGGAAGACCCCGAATCGGTCCTGTCGCTCTACGTGGCGCTGTTGGTGCAGGAAATGGGCGAGCCCTGA
- a CDS encoding aspartate aminotransferase family protein, which yields MAPEDGVHRGGHAELLARHRAVMPDWLALYYDQPIELACAQGRRVTDREGNTYLDFFAGILTNAIGYDVAEISDAVRAQLDTGVLHSSTLYLIRAQVELAEKIATLSGIPDAKVFFTNSGTEANETALMLATGYRRSDQVLALRNSYHGRSFASMAVTGNRGWSASSLSPLKVSWVHGGYRYRSPFKDFSDADYIKACVADLREVIETTTAGDVACLLAEPIQGVGGFATPPDGLFAAFKEVLDEYGILLISDEVQTGWGRTGEHFWGIQAHGVTPDAMTFAKGLGNGLAIGGVVARGDLMDSISANSISTFGGNPVSTAGALATLDYLLDHDLQANAAKMGDLLGHGLRTIAEDRPAVGDVRGKGLMVGIELVGPAGEPDPKAAAAVLEGSRERGLLVGKGGLYGNVIRLAPPMTVTEDEVVEALGILGDVL from the coding sequence ATGGCACCCGAAGACGGCGTGCACCGCGGCGGCCACGCCGAACTGCTGGCCCGGCACCGCGCGGTGATGCCCGACTGGCTGGCCCTCTACTACGACCAGCCCATCGAGTTGGCCTGCGCGCAGGGCCGCCGGGTGACCGACCGCGAGGGCAACACCTACCTCGACTTCTTCGCCGGGATCCTGACCAACGCCATCGGCTACGACGTCGCCGAGATCAGCGACGCGGTCCGCGCGCAGCTCGACACCGGCGTGCTGCACAGCTCCACGCTCTACCTGATCCGCGCCCAGGTCGAGCTCGCCGAGAAGATCGCCACGCTCTCCGGCATCCCGGACGCCAAGGTGTTCTTCACCAACTCCGGCACCGAGGCCAACGAGACCGCGCTCATGCTGGCCACCGGGTACCGCCGCAGCGACCAGGTGCTGGCGCTGCGCAACTCCTACCACGGCCGGTCGTTCGCGAGCATGGCCGTCACCGGCAACCGGGGCTGGTCGGCGTCCTCGCTCAGCCCGCTCAAGGTGAGCTGGGTGCACGGGGGCTACCGCTACCGCAGCCCGTTCAAGGACTTCTCCGACGCCGACTACATCAAGGCGTGCGTCGCCGACCTGCGCGAGGTCATCGAGACGACCACCGCCGGCGACGTGGCCTGCCTGCTGGCCGAGCCGATCCAGGGCGTCGGCGGGTTCGCCACCCCGCCGGACGGGCTGTTCGCCGCCTTCAAGGAGGTCCTCGACGAGTACGGGATCCTGCTGATCTCCGACGAGGTGCAGACCGGCTGGGGGCGCACCGGCGAGCACTTCTGGGGCATCCAGGCGCACGGTGTCACGCCGGACGCGATGACCTTCGCCAAGGGCCTGGGCAACGGCCTGGCGATCGGCGGCGTGGTGGCCCGCGGCGACCTGATGGACAGCATCAGCGCCAACTCCATCTCCACCTTCGGTGGCAACCCGGTGTCCACCGCCGGCGCGCTGGCGACGCTGGACTACCTGCTGGACCACGATTTGCAGGCCAACGCGGCGAAGATGGGCGACCTGCTGGGCCACGGCCTGCGCACCATCGCCGAGGACCGGCCGGCCGTCGGCGACGTGCGCGGCAAGGGGCTCATGGTCGGCATCGAGCTGGTCGGCCCGGCCGGCGAACCCGACCCGAAGGCCGCCGCGGCCGTGCTCGAAGGCAGCCGGGAACGCGGCCTGCTGGTCGGCAAGGGCGGCCTGTACGGCAACGTCATCCGGCTCGCGCCGCCGATGACGGTGACCGAGGACGAGGTCGTGGAAGCACTCGGGATCCTGGGGGACGTGCTGTGA
- a CDS encoding CoA-acylating methylmalonate-semialdehyde dehydrogenase — MRITHRIGGKPWDGEASRSGEVYDPATGKVAAHVDFASAATVDEAVASARSAFADWRNASLTRRATVMFAFRELLNARKSELTGIVTAEHGKVLSDAAGEVQRALEAVEFACGIPHLLKGGFSENASTRVDVYSIQQPLGVVGVISPFNFPAMVPLWFVPNAIACGNTVVLKPSEKDPSASVFIAELFAEAGLPDGVLNVVHGDKEAVDRILEHPDVKAVSFVGSTPIAKYVYETGTRHGKRVQALGGAKNHMVVLPDADLDLAADAAVSAGFGSAGERCMAISVVVAVDPVGDELVAKIADRIAGLHVGDGRRPGCEMGPLVTGAHRDKVASYVDAGVAEGASLVVDGRGHPVDGDASGFWLGPTLFDHVGADMSVYRDEIFGPVLSVLRAASYDDAVEVVNANPYGNGTAIFTNDGGAARRYQNEVEVGMVGVNVPIPVPVAYYSFGGWKDSLFGDSHAYGPEGVHFYTRTKVVTGRWLDPSHGGVNLGFPQNT; from the coding sequence GTGAGGATCACCCACCGGATCGGCGGAAAGCCCTGGGACGGCGAGGCGTCCCGCAGCGGCGAGGTGTACGACCCGGCCACCGGGAAGGTCGCCGCGCACGTCGACTTCGCGTCGGCGGCCACCGTGGACGAGGCGGTCGCGTCGGCCAGGTCCGCGTTCGCCGACTGGCGCAACGCGTCGCTGACCCGGCGCGCCACCGTGATGTTCGCGTTCCGGGAGCTGTTGAACGCGCGCAAGTCCGAGCTGACCGGGATCGTCACCGCCGAGCACGGCAAGGTGCTGTCCGACGCGGCCGGCGAGGTCCAGCGCGCGTTGGAGGCCGTGGAGTTCGCCTGCGGCATCCCGCACCTGCTCAAGGGCGGGTTCAGCGAGAACGCGTCCACCCGGGTCGACGTCTACTCGATCCAGCAGCCGCTGGGCGTGGTCGGCGTGATCTCGCCGTTCAACTTCCCGGCGATGGTGCCGTTGTGGTTCGTGCCCAACGCGATCGCGTGCGGCAACACCGTCGTGCTCAAACCGTCCGAGAAGGACCCGTCGGCGTCGGTGTTCATCGCGGAGCTGTTCGCCGAGGCGGGCCTGCCCGACGGCGTGCTCAACGTGGTGCACGGCGACAAGGAGGCCGTCGACCGGATCCTGGAGCACCCGGACGTCAAAGCCGTGTCGTTCGTGGGGTCGACGCCGATCGCCAAGTACGTCTACGAGACCGGGACCCGGCACGGCAAGCGGGTGCAGGCGTTGGGCGGGGCCAAGAACCACATGGTCGTGCTGCCGGACGCGGACCTCGACCTGGCCGCCGACGCGGCCGTCTCGGCGGGCTTCGGCTCGGCGGGGGAGCGGTGCATGGCCATCTCGGTCGTGGTCGCGGTCGACCCGGTCGGCGACGAGCTGGTGGCCAAGATCGCCGACCGGATCGCCGGGCTGCACGTCGGCGACGGGCGTCGGCCGGGCTGCGAGATGGGCCCGCTGGTGACCGGGGCGCACCGGGACAAGGTGGCGTCCTACGTGGACGCCGGCGTGGCGGAGGGCGCGTCGCTGGTCGTGGACGGGCGCGGGCACCCGGTCGACGGCGACGCGTCCGGGTTCTGGCTCGGGCCCACGCTGTTCGACCACGTCGGCGCGGACATGTCGGTGTACCGGGACGAGATCTTCGGGCCGGTGCTGTCGGTGCTGCGGGCGGCGTCCTACGACGACGCGGTCGAGGTCGTCAACGCCAACCCGTACGGCAACGGCACCGCGATCTTCACCAACGACGGCGGCGCGGCGCGGCGGTACCAGAACGAGGTCGAGGTCGGCATGGTCGGCGTGAACGTGCCGATCCCGGTGCCGGTGGCCTACTACTCGTTCGGCGGGTGGAAGGACTCGCTGTTCGGCGACTCGCACGCCTATGGGCCGGAGGGCGTCCACTTCTACACCCGGACCAAGGTCGTCACCGGCCGCTGGCTGGACCCGTCGCACGGCGGCGTGAACCTGGGCTTCCCGCAGAACACCTGA
- a CDS encoding STAS domain-containing protein, whose translation MVLTRQGDPPGLVLTGVLEAVAPEVLRAAVLAPGRPAHPDVRLDLRAVPFLRTAELRVLCAMAAELAQAGRSLVLELAEHHEWAIRAIGWAGAPGLVLANGDMPR comes from the coding sequence GTGGTCCTCACCCGACAAGGCGACCCACCCGGTCTCGTGCTGACCGGTGTCCTCGAGGCGGTCGCGCCGGAGGTGCTGCGCGCCGCCGTGCTCGCACCCGGCCGCCCGGCGCACCCGGACGTCCGGCTCGACCTGCGAGCCGTGCCGTTCCTCCGGACGGCGGAACTGCGCGTGCTCTGCGCCATGGCCGCTGAGCTGGCACAAGCCGGCCGCAGCCTGGTGCTGGAGCTGGCCGAACACCACGAATGGGCGATCAGAGCCATCGGCTGGGCCGGTGCTCCCGGCCTGGTCCTGGCGAACGGAGACATGCCGCGATGA
- a CDS encoding sensor histidine kinase, which translates to MSNEHFRHDAAVYADDDEFLTMSVPFVEDGLALGEPVLVTTTPANLELLRSALGERAHRFDFAETAYFGRRPPARATEFIRYWQRKAGPVGRNVRVLAEPLWAGRTRADVRAWRRMEAGLNVVLADTNVWMICPYDARVVGEEGLAHALRTHPTHVRGTDVLESPDYVEPGEYARACDAVPMPPRPDDVETLPLGGDPNALRRFVFEHAARLGLTEQHAALLTVAVGEALRFVGDDGHLALWPAGGSVVCELSGASAVDVAPFAGFRPPELTAAAEPGEGLWVTRQICESVEVRTEGGVTVLRLQLPGPRSAELAGPAHR; encoded by the coding sequence ATGAGCAACGAGCACTTCCGGCACGACGCCGCCGTGTACGCGGACGACGACGAATTCCTGACGATGTCGGTGCCGTTCGTCGAAGACGGCCTGGCGCTCGGTGAACCGGTGCTGGTCACCACCACCCCGGCGAACCTGGAATTGCTCCGCTCGGCGCTCGGTGAACGGGCCCACCGGTTCGATTTCGCGGAAACCGCCTATTTCGGCCGACGCCCGCCGGCCCGCGCCACCGAGTTCATCCGGTATTGGCAGCGGAAAGCGGGTCCGGTCGGCCGCAACGTGCGGGTGCTGGCCGAACCGCTGTGGGCCGGCCGCACGCGGGCCGACGTGCGCGCCTGGCGGCGGATGGAGGCCGGCCTCAACGTCGTGCTGGCCGACACCAACGTGTGGATGATCTGCCCCTACGACGCCCGCGTGGTCGGTGAGGAGGGCCTGGCGCACGCGCTGCGCACGCACCCCACCCACGTGCGCGGCACCGACGTGCTGGAATCGCCGGACTACGTCGAACCGGGCGAGTACGCGCGGGCGTGCGACGCGGTGCCGATGCCGCCGCGCCCCGATGACGTCGAGACCCTGCCGCTGGGCGGCGACCCGAACGCGTTGCGCCGGTTCGTGTTCGAGCACGCGGCCCGGCTCGGCCTGACCGAGCAGCACGCGGCGCTGCTGACCGTCGCGGTCGGCGAGGCGCTGCGGTTCGTCGGCGACGACGGGCACCTGGCGCTGTGGCCGGCCGGCGGGTCGGTGGTGTGCGAGCTGTCCGGGGCGAGCGCGGTCGACGTCGCGCCGTTCGCCGGGTTCCGGCCGCCGGAGCTGACCGCGGCCGCCGAGCCGGGGGAGGGGCTCTGGGTGACCCGGCAGATCTGCGAGTCGGTGGAGGTCCGCACCGAGGGCGGCGTCACGGTGCTCAGGCTCCAGCTGCCGGGTCCGCGCTCGGCGGAGCTCGCGGGCCCGGCTCACCGGTGA
- a CDS encoding elongation factor G-like protein EF-G2: MGTKSSDNGHSAGAVAVDNPAKVRNVVLVGPSGSGKTTLTEALLATTGVLTRAGSVTEGNTVCDHDPAAVRQQRSVGLAVAPVRHGDVKINFIDTPGYADFVGELRAGLRAADAALFVVSAAEGVDATTIALWEECAAVGMPRAVVIARTDHHRADVAGEIAACQEAFGAGVVPLYLPADDGLVNLLTTEDPRYEEQRNALIEGVIAESEDETLMDRYLAGEHVDQATLIADLETAVARGSFHPVLAVCSATGLGLPELLDGITRAFPSPLEHPLPEVTGVDGIPHPRLAADPDGPLVAEVVRTAVDSYVGRVSLVRVFSGTLRPERPVHVSGHGMADRGHEDHDTDERVAHVYSPLGATLREVPYCVAGDLCALTKLGSAETGDTVSAPERPLLVAPWEMPEPLLPVAVVPRSRSDEDNLARNLGKLVAGDPTLRLERNAETHQLVLWCMGEAHADVVLARLRAGGAEVDTEPVRVALRETFAARSPGRGRHVKQSGGHGQYAVCDVVVEPLPRGSGFEFVDKIVGGAVPNQFIPSVEKGVRAQLERGLLGGHPVVDVRVTLVDGKAHSVDSSDAAFQTAGSLALKDAAANGKTALLEPVDEVVVRLPDEHLGTVLGDLSGRRGRVLGTEADTAGYTVIRAEVPATELLRYAVELRSLTSGTGAYTRRFSRYDPLPQALAARSS, from the coding sequence ATGGGAACCAAGAGCTCCGACAACGGCCACTCGGCAGGCGCGGTCGCTGTGGACAACCCGGCCAAGGTCCGCAACGTCGTGCTGGTCGGCCCGTCCGGCTCCGGCAAGACGACGCTCACCGAGGCCCTGCTCGCCACGACCGGCGTGCTGACCCGAGCGGGATCGGTCACCGAGGGAAACACCGTCTGTGATCACGACCCGGCCGCCGTGCGCCAGCAGCGGTCGGTGGGACTGGCCGTCGCGCCGGTCCGGCACGGCGACGTCAAGATCAACTTCATCGACACCCCCGGCTACGCGGACTTCGTCGGCGAGCTGCGCGCGGGCCTGCGCGCCGCCGACGCCGCGCTGTTCGTGGTCAGCGCCGCCGAAGGGGTGGACGCCACCACCATCGCGCTGTGGGAGGAGTGCGCGGCGGTCGGCATGCCGCGGGCCGTGGTGATCGCCCGCACCGACCACCACCGGGCCGACGTCGCCGGCGAGATCGCCGCGTGCCAGGAGGCGTTCGGCGCGGGCGTGGTGCCGCTCTACCTGCCCGCCGACGACGGCCTGGTCAACCTGCTGACCACCGAGGACCCCCGGTACGAGGAGCAGCGCAACGCGCTGATCGAGGGCGTCATCGCGGAGAGCGAGGACGAGACCCTGATGGACCGCTACCTGGCCGGCGAGCACGTCGACCAGGCCACGCTGATCGCGGACCTGGAGACCGCGGTCGCGCGCGGCTCGTTCCACCCGGTCCTGGCGGTCTGCTCGGCGACCGGGCTCGGCCTGCCGGAACTGCTCGACGGGATCACCCGCGCGTTCCCCTCGCCGCTGGAGCACCCGCTGCCGGAGGTGACCGGCGTGGACGGGATCCCGCACCCCCGGCTCGCCGCCGACCCGGACGGCCCGCTGGTCGCCGAGGTCGTGCGCACCGCCGTCGACTCCTACGTCGGCCGGGTGTCGCTGGTGCGGGTGTTCTCCGGGACGCTGCGCCCGGAACGCCCGGTGCACGTCTCCGGCCACGGCATGGCCGACCGGGGCCACGAGGACCACGACACCGACGAACGGGTCGCGCACGTCTACTCGCCGCTGGGCGCGACCCTGCGCGAGGTGCCCTACTGCGTGGCCGGCGACCTGTGCGCGCTGACCAAGCTCGGCTCCGCCGAGACCGGCGACACGGTGTCCGCGCCGGAGCGCCCGCTGCTGGTCGCCCCGTGGGAGATGCCGGAACCGCTGCTGCCGGTCGCGGTCGTGCCGCGCAGCCGCAGCGACGAGGACAACCTGGCCCGCAACCTGGGCAAGCTGGTCGCCGGCGACCCGACGCTGCGGCTGGAGCGCAACGCCGAGACCCACCAGCTCGTGCTGTGGTGCATGGGCGAGGCGCACGCCGACGTCGTGCTGGCCCGGCTGCGCGCCGGCGGCGCGGAGGTCGACACCGAGCCGGTCCGGGTGGCCCTGCGCGAGACGTTCGCCGCGCGGTCCCCGGGCCGCGGCCGGCACGTGAAGCAGTCCGGCGGGCACGGCCAGTACGCGGTGTGCGACGTGGTCGTGGAGCCGCTGCCGCGCGGGTCCGGGTTCGAGTTCGTGGACAAGATCGTCGGCGGCGCGGTGCCCAACCAGTTCATCCCCAGCGTCGAGAAGGGCGTGCGGGCGCAGCTGGAGCGCGGCCTGCTCGGCGGCCACCCGGTGGTCGACGTGCGGGTGACCCTGGTGGACGGCAAGGCGCACTCGGTGGACTCGTCGGACGCGGCGTTCCAGACCGCCGGGTCGCTGGCGCTCAAGGACGCCGCCGCCAACGGCAAGACCGCGCTGCTGGAACCGGTGGACGAGGTCGTCGTCCGGCTGCCCGACGAGCACCTGGGCACCGTCCTGGGCGACCTGTCCGGCCGGCGCGGCCGGGTGCTGGGCACCGAGGCCGACACCGCGGGCTACACGGTGATCCGCGCCGAGGTGCCCGCGACGGAACTGCTCAGGTACGCCGTCGAGCTGCGCTCGCTGACCTCCGGCACCGGCGCCTACACCCGCCGCTTCAGCCGCTACGACCCGCTGCCCCAGGCGTTGGCCGCGCGCTCGTCCTGA
- a CDS encoding saccharopine dehydrogenase NADP-binding domain-containing protein yields MKVVALGGAGAVGAVAARVAAALPGVREVVVADLAGGVRVDIADGAALRDLLAPADVVLNAVGPFYRFGPAVLRAAIDTGTDYLDVCDDWEPVDGLFALDAAARAAGVRAVVGMGASPGASNLLAALAVRELAAVDEVHTAWPADGTLDGRVSAAVVHWVKQVSGRIAVVEGGEVVDRPPLRPVRLDLPGGLAGTAHTVGHPEPVMFHRTFRPVTSTTLMVAPPSTIAYLDVLRRDLDAGRLTPDTAAAALVRPGARRVLRSLARRFAGPGTLPPFFAVATGGGRTAVARLDHAPLTADMAEATGLPLALGLAQLSGVAPGVHPPEAAIDPERFFADLARHHPDVAVDVRVS; encoded by the coding sequence GTGAAGGTCGTGGCGCTGGGCGGCGCGGGCGCGGTCGGCGCGGTGGCCGCGCGGGTGGCGGCGGCGCTGCCCGGCGTGCGCGAGGTGGTGGTGGCCGACCTCGCCGGCGGGGTCCGGGTCGACATCGCCGACGGGGCCGCGCTGCGCGACCTGCTCGCCCCGGCCGACGTCGTGCTGAACGCGGTCGGGCCGTTCTACCGGTTCGGGCCGGCGGTGCTGCGCGCCGCGATCGACACCGGCACCGACTACCTGGACGTCTGCGACGACTGGGAGCCGGTCGACGGGCTGTTCGCGCTGGACGCGGCGGCGCGGGCGGCCGGCGTGCGGGCGGTGGTCGGGATGGGCGCGAGCCCCGGCGCGAGCAACCTGCTGGCGGCGCTGGCCGTGCGCGAACTGGCCGCCGTGGACGAGGTGCACACCGCGTGGCCGGCCGACGGGACGCTGGACGGGCGGGTGAGCGCGGCGGTCGTGCACTGGGTGAAGCAGGTCAGCGGCCGGATCGCGGTGGTGGAGGGTGGCGAGGTGGTCGACCGCCCGCCGTTGCGGCCGGTCCGGCTCGACCTGCCCGGCGGGCTCGCCGGCACCGCGCACACCGTCGGCCACCCGGAGCCGGTGATGTTCCACCGCACGTTCCGGCCGGTCACCTCGACCACGCTGATGGTCGCCCCGCCAAGCACGATCGCCTACCTCGACGTGCTGCGCCGGGACCTCGACGCGGGCCGGCTCACCCCGGACACCGCCGCCGCCGCGCTGGTCCGCCCCGGCGCGCGGCGGGTGCTGCGGTCGTTGGCCCGGCGGTTCGCGGGGCCCGGCACGCTGCCGCCGTTCTTCGCGGTGGCCACCGGCGGCGGGCGGACGGCGGTGGCCCGGCTGGACCACGCGCCGCTGACGGCCGACATGGCCGAGGCGACCGGCCTGCCGCTGGCGCTCGGGCTGGCCCAGCTGTCCGGCGTCGCACCGGGCGTGCACCCGCCGGAGGCGGCGATCGACCCGGAGCGGTTCTTCGCCGACCTCGCCCGGCACCACCCCGACGTGGCGGTGGACGTCCGGGTGTCGTGA
- a CDS encoding alpha/beta hydrolase family protein, protein MMKRWLLAVLAGVLVLGVATGGWVAYQHSYDLREERVEIGDLRGVLALPETGGRHGLVVFVHGDGPVDATHETFYRPIWEAFARAGYASLSWDKPGVNGAPGNWLHQSMADRVRETLDAVAWAKGRPEIDPDRIGLWGASQAGWVLPAASRHPDVKFMIAVGTAVNWHEQGRFNLLAELRERGAPAEEVAAALARREATLDHLRRGSSFEEYRAAVGESDLTADRWRFILANHESDAAADLARVEVPTLLVLGGRDVHVDVADTEAGYRRLVRRLEVRSYPDATHAITPADRGELATTAVAIAAPRSVFAEGYLDDMRRFLEGLR, encoded by the coding sequence ATGATGAAGCGGTGGTTGCTCGCGGTGCTCGCGGGCGTGCTGGTGCTGGGGGTGGCGACCGGGGGTTGGGTGGCTTACCAGCACTCCTACGACCTGCGCGAAGAGCGCGTGGAGATCGGCGACCTGCGGGGGGTGCTGGCCCTGCCGGAGACCGGCGGACGGCACGGGCTGGTGGTGTTCGTGCACGGCGACGGGCCGGTGGACGCGACCCACGAGACGTTCTACCGGCCGATCTGGGAGGCGTTCGCCCGCGCCGGGTACGCCTCGCTGTCCTGGGACAAGCCCGGTGTGAACGGCGCGCCCGGCAACTGGCTGCACCAGAGCATGGCCGACCGGGTCCGGGAGACGCTCGACGCGGTCGCGTGGGCGAAGGGTCGGCCGGAGATCGACCCGGACCGGATCGGCCTGTGGGGTGCGAGCCAGGCCGGGTGGGTGCTGCCGGCGGCGAGCCGGCACCCGGACGTGAAGTTCATGATCGCGGTCGGCACCGCGGTGAACTGGCACGAGCAGGGCCGGTTCAACCTGCTCGCCGAGCTGCGCGAGCGGGGTGCGCCCGCCGAGGAGGTGGCCGCCGCGCTGGCCCGGCGCGAGGCGACGCTCGACCACTTGCGGCGCGGGTCGAGCTTCGAGGAGTACCGGGCGGCGGTGGGCGAGTCCGACCTGACCGCCGACCGGTGGCGGTTCATCCTGGCCAACCACGAGTCCGACGCGGCGGCGGACCTCGCCCGGGTAGAGGTGCCGACCCTGCTGGTGCTCGGCGGACGGGACGTGCACGTGGACGTCGCCGACACCGAGGCCGGCTACCGGCGGCTGGTCCGACGCCTGGAGGTGCGGTCCTACCCGGACGCCACGCACGCCATCACCCCCGCCGACCGCGGCGAGCTCGCGACCACGGCGGTGGCGATCGCCGCGCCGCGCTCGGTGTTCGCGGAGGGCTACCTCGACGACATGCGGCGCTTCCTGGAGGGCTTGCGGTGA